The following are encoded in a window of Methylocystis rosea genomic DNA:
- the cobS gene encoding adenosylcobinamide-GDP ribazoletransferase, whose protein sequence is MQRALLADVQSFLRFYARFPIGDGAHAPLDFARMAPALPIAGALIGATGAASLFLARICHLPALVCALVAVAVLTLATGALHEDGLADVADGFGGGATGESKLAIMRDSRVGTYGALALCFSVLLRVAALASLFERSVALAAGALIFAGALSRVAGLAPMMRLPTARADGLGATVSAPSREFWTRAWLVAAGFGLAPWLGGAGLIQIAVAIFAAFVVAALITNLAKKQIGGYTGDVLGAAQQLAEIAILAALSAG, encoded by the coding sequence TTCCGATCGGCGACGGCGCGCATGCGCCGCTTGATTTCGCCCGCATGGCGCCGGCGCTGCCGATCGCCGGCGCATTGATCGGCGCAACAGGCGCGGCGAGTCTGTTCCTGGCGCGCATCTGCCATCTTCCTGCGCTCGTCTGCGCGCTCGTCGCGGTCGCGGTCCTCACACTCGCCACAGGCGCGCTGCACGAGGACGGACTCGCCGATGTCGCGGATGGGTTCGGCGGCGGCGCGACGGGCGAGTCGAAGCTCGCCATTATGCGCGACAGCCGCGTTGGGACCTATGGCGCCCTGGCGCTGTGTTTCTCCGTCCTGCTGCGCGTCGCGGCGCTCGCGTCACTCTTTGAGCGAAGCGTCGCGCTCGCGGCCGGCGCCCTCATCTTCGCGGGCGCCTTGTCGCGCGTCGCCGGATTGGCGCCGATGATGCGGCTTCCGACGGCGCGCGCCGATGGGCTGGGCGCGACCGTCTCGGCGCCCTCGCGCGAGTTTTGGACGCGCGCCTGGCTCGTAGCGGCCGGCTTTGGTCTCGCGCCATGGCTCGGCGGCGCCGGCTTGATCCAGATCGCAGTTGCGATCTTCGCCGCCTTCGTCGTGGCTGCGCTTATTACCAACCTCGCAAAAAAGCAGATTGGCGGCTACACGGGGGATGTGCTTGGCGCCGCGCAGCAACTCGCGGAGATCGCCATTTTGGCGGCGCTGTCGGCGGGTTGA
- the dusA gene encoding tRNA dihydrouridine(20/20a) synthase DusA, whose translation MLTHQHIRFAVAPMMDWTDRHCRYFHRLLSRRARLYTEMLTTGAVIHGDRARLMAFDPFEQPVAMQLGGAEPAALAKAASTVEQFGYAEVNLNVGCPSDRVQNGAFGACLMREPARVGDCIKAMKDTVAIPVTVKCRIGVDDQNPEQALFALAEACVESGADALFVHARKAWLKGLSPKENRDVPPLDYPLVHRLKRALPDVPIAINGGLTRIAEMQEQLQFVDGVMIGRAAYHDPALLLEVDPQLFGQSAPVANLFDAVDAFLPYVDRELAKGERLSAMTRHLLGLFAGMPGARSFRRRLALEAVKPGAGVETLLGAVTDVRTAIARFAEAEAGKPANAEPAEIA comes from the coding sequence ATGCTGACACATCAGCATATTAGATTCGCCGTTGCGCCGATGATGGATTGGACGGATCGGCACTGCCGATACTTCCATCGCCTGTTGTCGCGCCGCGCCCGCCTTTATACGGAAATGCTCACGACCGGCGCGGTGATCCACGGCGACCGCGCGCGGCTGATGGCGTTCGATCCGTTTGAGCAGCCCGTCGCCATGCAGCTCGGCGGCGCCGAACCCGCTGCGCTGGCGAAGGCCGCGAGCACCGTCGAGCAATTCGGCTATGCGGAGGTCAATCTCAACGTCGGCTGTCCGTCGGATCGCGTGCAGAACGGCGCGTTCGGCGCCTGTCTCATGCGCGAGCCTGCGCGCGTCGGCGACTGTATCAAAGCGATGAAGGACACCGTCGCGATTCCCGTCACCGTGAAATGCCGCATCGGCGTCGACGATCAAAATCCGGAGCAGGCTCTGTTCGCGCTTGCGGAAGCCTGCGTCGAAAGCGGCGCCGACGCGCTGTTCGTGCATGCGCGAAAGGCCTGGCTTAAGGGCCTCTCGCCAAAGGAAAACAGGGACGTCCCGCCGCTGGACTATCCGCTGGTGCACCGTCTCAAGCGCGCCTTGCCGGACGTTCCCATCGCCATCAATGGCGGGCTGACGCGGATCGCCGAGATGCAAGAACAGCTGCAGTTCGTCGATGGCGTGATGATCGGGCGCGCGGCCTATCATGATCCCGCGCTGCTTCTTGAGGTCGACCCACAATTGTTTGGACAGTCGGCGCCGGTCGCCAACCTCTTCGACGCCGTGGACGCGTTCCTTCCCTACGTCGACCGCGAACTCGCGAAAGGCGAGCGGCTCTCAGCGATGACGCGTCATCTGCTCGGCCTCTTCGCCGGAATGCCGGGCGCACGGTCGTTCCGTCGGCGGCTGGCGCTCGAAGCCGTCAAACCTGGCGCCGGAGTCGAAACGCTGCTCGGGGCCGTCACTGACGTGCGCACGGCCATTGCGCGCTTCGCCGAAGCAGAAGCAGGGAAACCCGCCAACGCCGAACCTGCCGAGATCGCCTGA
- a CDS encoding ArsR/SmtB family transcription factor has product MEKQEALAALVALGHETRLDIFRLLMQAGPKGLAAGQIGERLALPPATLSFHLSQLKHADLVTFRRESRSLIYSAAYPVMNALLAYMTENCCQGAAASCETTTASTCQPEERHETPARARVR; this is encoded by the coding sequence ATGGAAAAGCAGGAAGCCCTGGCCGCACTTGTCGCGCTCGGCCACGAAACGCGGCTCGATATTTTCAGGCTGCTCATGCAAGCCGGACCTAAGGGGCTTGCGGCGGGGCAAATCGGCGAGCGGCTCGCGCTACCGCCGGCGACGCTGTCTTTTCACCTGAGCCAGCTCAAGCACGCGGACCTTGTGACCTTCCGGCGCGAAAGCCGGTCGCTGATCTACTCGGCCGCCTATCCGGTCATGAACGCGCTGCTCGCCTACATGACTGAGAATTGCTGCCAAGGCGCTGCTGCCTCATGCGAGACCACTACTGCTTCAACTTGCCAACCAGAGGAACGTCATGAAACGCCTGCACGTGCACGTGTCCGTTGA
- a CDS encoding ArsI/CadI family heavy metal resistance metalloenzyme, whose protein sequence is MKRLHVHVSVDDLTASIRFYSALFEAQPTAIKPDYAKWMLDDPRVNFAISARGGQAGVDHLGIEVETPEELKEFYGRLQQAERPVLEEGATTCCYAKSEKAWTSDPQGLLWESFLTTGESTIYGDDAALTGFRTSPAKEESSACCGAKPAPVIEAACCSGAGDSQ, encoded by the coding sequence ATGAAACGCCTGCACGTGCACGTGTCCGTTGATGACCTTACGGCGTCGATTAGGTTTTACAGCGCGCTTTTTGAAGCGCAGCCGACGGCCATCAAACCCGATTATGCGAAGTGGATGCTCGATGATCCGCGCGTGAACTTCGCAATTTCGGCGCGAGGCGGACAGGCTGGCGTCGATCATCTTGGGATCGAGGTCGAGACGCCCGAAGAGCTGAAAGAATTCTATGGCCGTCTGCAACAGGCCGAACGGCCTGTGCTGGAAGAAGGCGCCACGACCTGCTGCTACGCAAAGTCCGAGAAAGCGTGGACCTCCGATCCGCAAGGGCTTTTGTGGGAGTCCTTCCTGACCACCGGCGAAAGCACGATTTACGGCGACGATGCAGCGCTTACGGGATTCCGCACGAGCCCAGCTAAGGAGGAGTCCTCCGCCTGCTGCGGCGCGAAGCCAGCGCCTGTGATTGAAGCCGCCTGTTGTTCTGGAGCGGGAGACAGCCAATGA
- a CDS encoding arsenate reductase ArsC has protein sequence MTDAVYNVLFLCTGNTARSIIAESILRRDGAGRFNAFSAGSHPKGVVNPYAIKALEEYGYLTEGFRSKNWEEFAGPDAPKMDFVFTVCDNAAGEACPIWPGQPMTAHWGVEDPGAVEGTEIEKLKAFNDAFRYLRLRISYLLATPIKRLDKLALRDRLREIGELEGASHGHKTDA, from the coding sequence ATGACCGACGCGGTTTACAACGTCCTCTTTCTTTGCACCGGCAACACGGCGCGCTCGATCATTGCGGAAAGCATCCTCCGCCGGGACGGCGCTGGCCGTTTCAATGCGTTTTCGGCAGGCAGCCACCCCAAAGGCGTCGTCAATCCTTACGCGATCAAAGCGCTCGAGGAATATGGCTATCTGACAGAAGGTTTCCGCTCGAAGAACTGGGAGGAATTCGCTGGCCCTGACGCGCCGAAAATGGATTTCGTTTTCACCGTCTGTGACAACGCCGCGGGCGAAGCCTGTCCGATCTGGCCCGGTCAGCCGATGACCGCCCATTGGGGCGTCGAGGATCCGGGGGCTGTTGAGGGAACAGAGATCGAAAAATTAAAAGCGTTCAATGATGCATTCCGCTACCTCAGGCTCCGGATTTCTTACCTGCTCGCAACGCCGATCAAGCGACTCGACAAATTGGCGCTCAGGGATCGTTTGCGTGAAATCGGGGAACTCGAAGGCGCAAGCCATGGCCACAAAACGGACGCCTGA
- a CDS encoding arsenate reductase (azurin) small subunit, with amino-acid sequence MKRQNISFGVGRRRFLESIAVAGAAAATPSAGVARAAQAQARVEYPSNRLANIRDLKVNEPLSVAYPDDDAPGVLVKLGRSTPNGVGPDADIVGFSTICPHRGFPLSYNIGDRTFNCPAHYSRFDCEAGGQQIWGHATQNLPQYFLRLDAKGDIYAEGVDELLYGRLSNVL; translated from the coding sequence ATGAAGAGACAGAACATATCATTCGGCGTCGGTCGCCGCAGGTTTCTTGAAAGCATCGCTGTGGCCGGCGCCGCAGCGGCGACTCCTTCCGCGGGCGTCGCCCGAGCGGCCCAAGCGCAGGCTCGGGTCGAATACCCGTCCAATCGGCTTGCGAATATTCGCGATCTCAAGGTCAACGAGCCGTTGAGCGTGGCTTATCCTGACGACGACGCGCCGGGCGTTTTGGTCAAGCTCGGCAGGTCCACGCCAAATGGCGTCGGTCCCGACGCGGACATCGTTGGTTTCTCTACGATCTGCCCGCACCGGGGGTTTCCGCTAAGCTATAACATTGGCGATCGCACGTTCAACTGCCCGGCGCATTATTCACGCTTCGATTGCGAGGCGGGCGGCCAGCAGATCTGGGGCCATGCGACCCAAAATCTGCCGCAATACTTCCTGCGCCTTGACGCCAAGGGCGACATCTATGCGGAAGGCGTCGATGAGCTTCTCTATGGCCGGCTGTCCAACGTGCTTTGA